CCTGTTATGAAATATAATTAAAATTTACAATTGTAAACCTAACAACCTATTTCAACCGCTTTATTCATGTAAAAAAGGATGTTACATTTGCAACATCCTTTAAAAATAACACATCGTTCACTATCAATTCGATAGATCTATATTAATTATTTCGCTTGCGCATTGGGCGAGACATGTCATATTCACACTTCCCCTTATCATCGAAGGTTTTATTTATAAGAAATCGTAGTTTCTCTGGATCAGTACACACCATGTTCCAATCCGTAACAGAAATATGAACGTTCTCTTTAAGCAAATTATCGATTATACGCTCAGGAACATCTGGATATAGTTTATGATACTCTTCACGTTTACTGAATTTTTTCCATGAGTCCAAGTTTGGATATATAAACTCTTGTTCCCCTTCATGTGCAACCGTGCATCCATTACATTCTGCATCAGGCAAATGAATTACCACTATCCCAGATTGTTTATTTTTTACCCCATTATACATGCTTGAATAAAGTTCCCAATCAATGTGTTTTCGATTCTTTGTTTCTGTACCAACAAGTAAAATCGTTACAGTAGTATCCTTAAGATAGTTATCTCGTATTATCGTACGTATCTTTTCCGGTGGAAGATTATCTTTTACATTTCCAGTATCAACGGATCGATCGATAAAGATCTCATCTTTCTTATTCATATCAAGAAGCTTTTGCTTGTAATCTTGATCATTCTCGTGATGGTAACTAATAAAAACCTTATGCATATCTACCTCGCAATTTTTTCTAAAAATATAATTTACATTTTATATATTCCATTAGAAATTTTTTTGTACAATGCGCAACGAACTGCATTATCCATACAAAGGAACTACTAAAAATGGTAGATCTGGGTGCTATTAGAGCGCCACTGCTTATGCATTCAAATATTGTCATTGAGCTTCCTTATATTTTTCTCGAAACGATTCGTTCGACTGTTTACAAATTAAAAAACGGTCGTAACATTTTCGCCCGCCCTGACAATAGAAAAAAACTATTAGAACAGACCATTAAAACCCAGCACAGAGAACTTACACGCTGGAGTTTTTAAAAATACCAACAAAATCAATACAAAAAGAGCTCGCAACCAATCAGGCTGCGAGCTCTTTTTGAATACAATACCGTAAGGGATGGAGTCTCATTGGGGTACATAAAAATTCAAAATTGAAAATCCATTTCCCCACCATATTATAATGAAACTCATCGAAAAAACTGGAGTTTTGTTTCCAGTCATTTTTGCCAAGCTACCTCCAAAATAATGATACAACGTCAAAGACTACGAAGATTTTGTGTAAATTTACCTTCTGCAAAAAACATCCCCCATCCTCCAATAAATTTTTTTACCATTTCCAGACCTGAGTTGCTAAATAAAAAAATTAAGCTTAGCAATGCGTTACACACCCTAGAAGGAGTTATCATGCCAACTTGTTTTCTATCTCACAGTAGTAAAGACAAAGCTCATTTTGTATCTCTAGTTTCTGACAGGCTAAAAAGTCACTTCCATGTAGTGGATGAAAAGTCTTTTGAAGAAGGCGAAAAGTCTATTGACGAAATCATCAAGAATTTAGATCGAACTGACATTTTTGTTTTATTCATTTCAAATGATTCCCTTGAGTCAACATGGGTGCTTACAGAAATCACTGAAGCAAAAGACAGGTTGGATAAACACGAGCTTAAAAAATTCTATCCAATAATTATCGACACAAATGTAACCTACTATGACAAAAGGCTCCCAGACTGGCTACGGGAGTATAACTTAAAGCCTGTCTTAAAAGTTGCCGCTGTAGTACGCAGAATCGAAAAAAAAATTCGTGAAGTATCTTGGGAACAACATCCACAACTTAAAGCGCGAAAAAAAATTTTTATTGGCAGAAACGAACATATTCAAAAATTTGAAGAAAGATATGCTGATTATGATCAAGGTACCCCGATCTGCTTTATAGCTTCAGGAATAAAAAAAATTGGTAGAAAATCTTTTCTCACCCATTGTTTTGAAAAAGTGAGTTTCTTTGATGAAAGTTACAAGCCAGCACTAATCGAACTGCAACAAGATGAAAGCATAGAAGATTTTATTCTTAAAATTTATGACCTTGGTTTCACAGAGCACATTGAAACCAGAAATTTAATGAAAACCCCCATCGAAAAGAAAGTAAATATTGCATTTTCTCTTATGAAAGATGTCCAAAGAATAAAAGAAGTCGTTATGATTAACGACAATGGCTGCTTGGTTACTAGAGAAGGTCGTTTCACGGACTGGTTCGACTCCTTATTAACAAAACTCTCACAGCATACTGATCGGGCTACATTTATTATTGCCTCAAGAACTACAGTGAAAAATTTCTTCTATAGGACACGTGGTGAAATCTTTTCAATTTTTATCCCCGAACTTGAGCAAAAAGAACGTGCAGGTCTATTTAGACGTTATCTAGATTTATATAATTTGGAGCTCACTAGAGAAGATTTTAACTTATTTAGTTCACTACAAAAAGGCTACCCAGATCAAGTAGCCTTTACTGTAGACTTAATACGTGAATTAGGAGTCCCAAATCTTAAGCGTGATACAAAAAAAATTGTAGATTACAACTCAGAGCTAGTTAACATAACCATCCAGGAATATAATGAAAACAAGAAGGCAATAGGCTTATTAGCTTTCTTTTCTAAATTTGATTTTGTTAGCTACAAGCTTGCTGATGACATTATTGGTAAGGATGAAGAATCTTATCTGCTACTCAATGAGTTTACAAACACAGGTGCATGTGTCCAGATGGGTGTTAATGGGGAATTTTTTAGAATTAACGATATGCTTCGTGATTATGTTCAAAGAACAAGATACGAAATTCCTTCTCAATTTGAAAAAGCAATGAAGCAACACGTTGAAAACTCTTTGGCGAACTATGAAGATGACTTCGACCTTTCCGATCATTTAAGCACAATAAAAGAAGGGTTGATTCAAAAAAAGATTGCACCATCCGATAGCCGGATCATTCCTTCAATTTTAATTAAAACGATGCGAGACTTATATCATCACTCAAAAGCATACGGCGATGTTATTTCTTTCGCTAACAAGTTCTTAGAGAATGAACAGTATTTAGATCGAAATATCGTATATGAAGCAAAGTTTTTCTTATGCCTTTCATACTCCCGAACTAGAAATGATAAGGCACTAAAGATTGCACATCAGTTCCCTGCACCAGAATTAAACTTTCTTAAAGGCTTTTACTATAGAAATGCTGAAAGATACGCTGACGCACTAGAACAATATAAGAAAGCACTCGCAATTACCCCTTCATTTTCAAGAGCTCAAAGAGAACTTGTAAACGTTTATATTAAGCTTGAAGACTATGACCTTGCATTAAACTTAGCGAAACAAGGTTACAACAACAACAAAAAGAATATATACCTAGCACAAGCATATTTTAACTGCTTAGTTCGTAATTTAAATCCCACTCATCTGGCTAATAAAAAAGAGATCTTACTTGAAATAATTAGTTCCCTTGAGTCCAATGTTTCAGAAAAAGCAAAAGAAATGTCATATAGCGCGAGAGCATTATATAGCTTCTACATAGAGCAGGACTATACAAGGGCACTAAATACAGTAGCAGAGGCTATGATCCTTCTACCGCATAATATTTATCCTATAATGACAAAATTTGATCTTGCCGAAAAAAGTTCAGACCTTTCCACAATGGAAAAAGCTCTCAAGGAGCTTCAGTCGATAATAACGTCATCAAGTAGATTTGTTGCTCCTATCGCAAAGATGGAAGCTAGTATTGCTTATAAGAAAGGAGATTCTGAACTCGCACTTCATATTTTAAGTAAAAAACTCGGAAACTATCCTGCCGATAGTCTTGAAAGGATAAAACGTAGGCTTATGAATGGAACATTGTCTGGAGACAATGTGGGGCCAAAATAGATTTCGAAAATAAAAAAAGCCTTTACACGAAAACATTTTTTTCAAGTAAAGGCTTTTTTTATTCGGCACCCGGATCAGAAATTGAACCGGCACGGCCGTCAGGCCGAGAGATTTTAAGTGTAAGAGTTTCGACTTGATCTGACAGATGATCGGTCAAAAGGGCTATGTGTCAGATCAAGTATGAACCACTACATTTTAAGTTCATCGTAATTATTCACTCTCTTTTTCGTCCAAACCGTCTTGCTCTCAGCTTTTCAGCAAACTTGATAGCTTCAACATCATTGCTCACATAAATGTCCTTAAGGCAATCCCGCACCACACCGCCATTCTTAAGTTTATAGGAAATATTCCCCTCATTATCGACAGTGTAGGTCATACCTTCCAGCAGCTTCACCGCAGCATGTTCTTTAAAGGCAGTCTTCTCTTTCGGCTTTGCTGACTGAAGCACGGCCAGCGCTGCCGTGTTACCAGCTTCGGCCTGTTGACGAAGGAATTCGTTCCAGTTGCCGTATGGAATCTCTTCTTTGATCTTGGTACGCTGCTCTGCGTACTTTTTATTCAGCAGTTCTTCATGGCGTAGTTGTTCGGCCTTGGCCGCATTGACCAAGTATCGCTTTTCTTTCCAGCTCAAGGTGCTATCAATTTGATACTTTTTAATCTTAATCTTCCATTTAAGCTTCTGGTCTCGGGTCTCTTGTTCCCTTCGCTCCTTTTGTTCGTTGAACAAGCACTTACGCCTTTCAATACCGACTTTATATTTCTGATACAGCTCGCCACGCTCCGGATCACGGTGAAGAGGCTTGCTACTGTAGTGACGTTTCGGCTTAACCTGTCGCCCTCCTTCAAGTTTTTTAAACATGCCGAACTTTGCTTCTAACTTAGCCTTTGAGTACTCTCGCCCAAGGCTGCTAAGTTTAGCATGAGGCTGATTCTTGCCCCTAACAGTAAGGTCAGCAATTACTGCGCCCCTACCACGTTCTTTGAGTGTAACGTTCAGCTCGTCCTGTAGAGTATTCTGGAAGCTTTTCCACGAAAGCGCTGAATCACGCGCAGCGTCGATAACCCCTTTGTGCCGTTTCAGGTAGCCATCAAAGCTTTCTTGGCCAGTGTAGGCTTCCAGCGCTTCCGCTTTTTCGTTATTCTCCGACTTCGCTTGAGAACTCGGCTCGAAGGCTTCCATCGTTTGGTAGAAATTTTTCTTCGTCTCGAATGCGCCCAGACGCTCTTCTAAGGCTGTTTTACTCAGCGAGGTGTGAATCTCTACGCCAGCAACTCTGCATCCTCTACCAACCCCTTCAAAGGGAGTGAGCTGAACATCTTCCTTGCAAGTCATCTGCAAACCAAACAGAGCCATTGTTGCGTGAACATGCTCCCATGATTGAGCCGCGTTAACTGCCGGCAAAATCCTCTCTTTTCTATCTGTGAGGTAGCAATGCAGCTCCTTGCGTTGCTTCCTTCCCGGGTCGATGGCTATGTCATATTCTTTCTCAAGCTTCCGGCACAACTCATCGCGCTTCCAGTAGTCATAATACGGGGCATGGCGAGTTTTCTTTTCTGGGTGAATCATATTGTATGCAACGTGCATATGGGGGGTAGCTGTATTGTTATGTATCCCGCAATGGCGCTGGTGATCTTCAAACCCAAGCACTTCAGCAAAGCGCTCTTCAATCTCTTTGAAATCTTTCTCAGTAAGCTTTGCTTCGTCTTCCGGCCGGAAAGAAACAATGAGGTGGTAGGTCTTTTCTTTCTTCGTACGCGTATTGCAATCCTGGGTCGCCAACACTTCAGATATGCCTAATTGAAAATCATCCCCAGCCATGCAGCCGGCGCTCCACGCCATAAGGCACTTCTCACCTTCATGCGAAGCATCGGCAATGTAGTTGGCCAGACGTGCGTAGTTGTCGTTCCTCGGCTTAGGAGAAGGCTGTTTCGTTGATATCATCGCCTTCTCTCAGAGTCCCGCTTCAGCACGACGCGTTCAGTTGTACTGATGAGCTGTCGCAGCTCCTCTTGCCTATCCTCAATCTGATGTAAGATTCGGCGCACTTCCTTATGGCTCGCTATCTTGTTCACACCATCAGTTAACGCCAACTTAAAAAGACCGCCAAGACGACCTAGGTCAGCATTGACCTTCAGCAGATTCAGGAATGCTTCTTTATCCACCTTGGAGTTAACTTCCTGCCCCAACACAACACGGCGCATGAACTCAGATACAGAAAGACCGCATTGCTCGGCCAAGGCAACAATGCGGTCACGTTCTGATTCTGTCATGTATGATTTCATGCAGACCTTACGTTTCTTTTCTGGAGATTTTTGATTCATAGAACTGGCTCGCTATGCCACCTCTTTTAAGGCCAGTGCCGCGCTTAGCTTACCCCAAACAATAAGCAACACTTTGAGCACATCTTTTTCTGGAATAAACTCAGGCGAGCCAATTCCAGTCGTTCTTTCAAACTCTTTCATTACTTCTTCATAAGAGCGAGTCTCCGCATGATACACCCATAAATCCAGTGCGCCACGTAGCATGGAATAACTCTCATCTGAGCATAGCGTCTCTGTCTGAACATTTGGAATATGCGGCCGCTCTATTCCCATCCAGACGTACTCAAGGGCTATCTCATAGGATTCAAGCCCCAAGTCTTCCAGTCTTGCCAGTTTAAAATACGCGCACAACTCTGCGGAAGTTTCATCATAGGTCCTATTTTCTATGGCGGCATAAATTCGTAATGCACCTTTTAAGGCAAGCATTCTCCTGGCATCGATGCAGGGTTTAATCACGCGAGGCGTAACCTGCTTAACTGTATTCGTCGTGGCAACCAGCGGACGACATAACGCAAACTCTTCAGCAACATGGAGCATAAAATCTTTAACTCGCTTTCCAGAATAATGCTGCATCATCAGATTAAATCCGGCCTGTGTCATTGCCACGATAGAAATCCGCTCTCTTCCTTCAACAACTGCTTCACCAATGCGAAAATTATGCTCCATTACTTCGAGAGACTGCTCAAGAGCCCAAATATTAGCTACCACATAGCTGTGTTCAACTTGCAATTCCTCAGCAACTGTCAATGAAGTTATGACATCAAGTTCCAAATATTTTTGCAAATACCTTCTGCCCAGAGAAGAACTCTCGACCACTGGGGCTACCTCGCGGTTAAAGTAGGCATCTTCTAGCTTCTCGAAAACATCCCATGCAGCGTCAGTTTCAAGCATTTTTGCGTGACGAGCTGCGCCGCGTTCTGTCCAAAGAAGCACGGTTGGGGTTTGGGTAGAAATTTCCACTTGGCCTCTTTGAGAGGCTAAGCGCTTTATCTCTCGAAGTGCTTCTCCTTCTAGCTTGAAGTAGTGCTTCCCTTCGACAAACCGTGCCTCATTTCTTTTATAATTCTGCTTAATATTTTTTACGTTACATCCGTAAAATTGCGCTAGTAACTGCGTAGGAACGACCGGCATTTTTCTATAAACCAAGGGCTCACCAAGCTCGAACTCAACGGGAGCTGGTAGTTGAACAAGATGTTCTTCTTCGCCCTGCTTCTTCTGTTCTACCGGATCAATCCCACGCGCTATCAGTTCTTCTGCTGCCATACGCATACCGCGCGCGTCTTTTAGCCCCACATCTGGATAAGAACCAAATGACATTCTGTTGCTATGCCCGTTCAACTGGTACCTATAACGCCAATGTTTCCTTCCTTCGGGAGTAATTTCCAATTGCAGTCCATCTCCATCGGGCAATGCATATGTTTTTTCAGCCGGCTTTGCGTGTTTGATCTTTAGTGTATTCAATTTCATTGCAGGTTTCTCCCTGTGCATGTCTTCAGACTGTATTGTGTGTTTTCTTACGTTGAGCCGGTAGGCGAATAAGTTCTTCTCCACCTTTAGGTGGCAGGCTGTGATGTGGCACCATTCGAAGAATGGGACCACATCACATGTCCTGCCTACGGACTCCGAAAGAGGAAAACATACGAAGCAAGATTAATCGAGAAATTTTGGAATGTTATTGGTTCGGCTCGAATCGGCTTGAATCGACTCGATTGTTCTCGATTATTCTTGAATCCGCTCGACTCTGCTTGCATAAAATCGGCTGTAACCTATTGAAATTTATTTCGCTTATACGGTTGACCGCATAAACTTTTGCATATAATTATCAATGTACGTTACAGCTTCTCTTCCTTGCTGAGGAGCCAGATGGGCATAACGCATAGTCATTTTTATATCGCTGTGCCCCAAAAGGTGACTCACAACAGCAATAGGAGTTCCACCTTGTACAAGCCATGAGGCAAAGGTGTGACGTAACGTATGAAAAACAACGCGCTGGCGACGGTCTCGCATACCGTTGTTTAAGCCGCAGGAATTAACAACTCCTCGATAGAGCTTTCCAGCAAACTGAATTTTATTTCCGTGAATGGTAGTAAATAGATATGTTCCCGTATTACGGGCAAGGTAGGTTTTAGCAATCGCTTGTGCTGCATCATTGAGCGGCACAACCCTGTTATCTGACTTTGTATCTACGACAGCAACAGTCTTTGCTAAAAGATTGATATGTTCAGGAAGTAAATTGAAGATTTCTCCGGAGCGTAAACCGGTAGAAAGTGCGAAGAGAGTTATGTCATGCCATAACTCGGAACGCCGCTTCAGTTCATTAAGTAAGATCGCAGCTTCTTCTAATGTAAGAAACCGTGTTCTATCATTCTGAACCTTGGGCATTTCAAATATTGGCAGTGGTCCCTGATATAATTCCCACTGGACGGCCTTTCGAAGAATTCGGCGAAGTAAGCCTAAGACGTGGTGCACAGATTGTGGACTAAGTTGTTTTGCTTCGATTTGAGATCGAAGGCGGAGAACGTCGATACTTCTAACGGCATCCAATTCTTTGGCACCTAAGTAGGGAGCAATATGCATTTCCCACACTCGAATGTCAGTTTTTGGTTTGCGTACAGAAGGTAATTTTAATTCTTTATACAGGTCCCACGCGGATTCAACAGTAGGTCTCATAGTTTTTTCCCCCTCGTTTAAAGTTTTTACTTGAAACAAGCGGAAGCAAGAACTATGACTAGTACAGTTTTCATTAAACATAAAAAAAGTCCTTAAAGAATAAGAACTTTTGAACTCTTCAGATAAGAGATGGTGCGCCTGACAGGAGTCGAACCTGTGGCCTGCCGCTTAGGAGGCGGCCGCTCTATCCATCTGAGCTACAGGCGCGTTTGAGATGCGACTTTTACTCTCATTATTGGGTAAAGGTCAAGGAAAAGTCTGTAATGATTACTCTTACCTTTTTGCCTCTTGTATCTTTAAGAAATTATCTTTTAATTCCTTAAAGATAACCTATCAAAACACCCTGCCTTTATATCTCTTTAGTCTTTTTTCTTAATTTATTTCGTAACGTTTTTGTCCCATCCAGATTTTTTTGCCGCACCTTGTACAATTAGCTCTTATCACTATACGTAACTCCAGCATGTTGTACTCAATTGCACCTATCATTCTTATCTATTTTTTGTCTGTCTGCAGTCTTAGATTGTATTCTCTACTCTTTCCTGCTACTGCGCGATTTCAACTATCATATTTTTTTGATAGATGCTGGTGATTACTATTTACTTTTTCGAAGAACTCTATCGCACCGTGTTTGTATTCGCTACCTAGTTTAAATTTATACTAAATTTTACTCACTAAACTGCGAGTCACAGGCTGAGTGCGATATTTTTTCCTTCTATTTAATGTATTGTACAAATAACGAGTGTACCAATGC
This sequence is a window from Halodesulfovibrio aestuarii DSM 17919 = ATCC 29578. Protein-coding genes within it:
- a CDS encoding toll/interleukin-1 receptor domain-containing protein; the protein is MPTCFLSHSSKDKAHFVSLVSDRLKSHFHVVDEKSFEEGEKSIDEIIKNLDRTDIFVLFISNDSLESTWVLTEITEAKDRLDKHELKKFYPIIIDTNVTYYDKRLPDWLREYNLKPVLKVAAVVRRIEKKIREVSWEQHPQLKARKKIFIGRNEHIQKFEERYADYDQGTPICFIASGIKKIGRKSFLTHCFEKVSFFDESYKPALIELQQDESIEDFILKIYDLGFTEHIETRNLMKTPIEKKVNIAFSLMKDVQRIKEVVMINDNGCLVTREGRFTDWFDSLLTKLSQHTDRATFIIASRTTVKNFFYRTRGEIFSIFIPELEQKERAGLFRRYLDLYNLELTREDFNLFSSLQKGYPDQVAFTVDLIRELGVPNLKRDTKKIVDYNSELVNITIQEYNENKKAIGLLAFFSKFDFVSYKLADDIIGKDEESYLLLNEFTNTGACVQMGVNGEFFRINDMLRDYVQRTRYEIPSQFEKAMKQHVENSLANYEDDFDLSDHLSTIKEGLIQKKIAPSDSRIIPSILIKTMRDLYHHSKAYGDVISFANKFLENEQYLDRNIVYEAKFFLCLSYSRTRNDKALKIAHQFPAPELNFLKGFYYRNAERYADALEQYKKALAITPSFSRAQRELVNVYIKLEDYDLALNLAKQGYNNNKKNIYLAQAYFNCLVRNLNPTHLANKKEILLEIISSLESNVSEKAKEMSYSARALYSFYIEQDYTRALNTVAEAMILLPHNIYPIMTKFDLAEKSSDLSTMEKALKELQSIITSSSRFVAPIAKMEASIAYKKGDSELALHILSKKLGNYPADSLERIKRRLMNGTLSGDNVGPK
- a CDS encoding integrase arm-type DNA-binding domain-containing protein — encoded protein: MKLNTLKIKHAKPAEKTYALPDGDGLQLEITPEGRKHWRYRYQLNGHSNRMSFGSYPDVGLKDARGMRMAAEELIARGIDPVEQKKQGEEEHLVQLPAPVEFELGEPLVYRKMPVVPTQLLAQFYGCNVKNIKQNYKRNEARFVEGKHYFKLEGEALREIKRLASQRGQVEISTQTPTVLLWTERGAARHAKMLETDAAWDVFEKLEDAYFNREVAPVVESSSLGRRYLQKYLELDVITSLTVAEELQVEHSYVVANIWALEQSLEVMEHNFRIGEAVVEGRERISIVAMTQAGFNLMMQHYSGKRVKDFMLHVAEEFALCRPLVATTNTVKQVTPRVIKPCIDARRMLALKGALRIYAAIENRTYDETSAELCAYFKLARLEDLGLESYEIALEYVWMGIERPHIPNVQTETLCSDESYSMLRGALDLWVYHAETRSYEEVMKEFERTTGIGSPEFIPEKDVLKVLLIVWGKLSAALALKEVA
- a CDS encoding tyrosine-type recombinase/integrase, which codes for MRPTVESAWDLYKELKLPSVRKPKTDIRVWEMHIAPYLGAKELDAVRSIDVLRLRSQIEAKQLSPQSVHHVLGLLRRILRKAVQWELYQGPLPIFEMPKVQNDRTRFLTLEEAAILLNELKRRSELWHDITLFALSTGLRSGEIFNLLPEHINLLAKTVAVVDTKSDNRVVPLNDAAQAIAKTYLARNTGTYLFTTIHGNKIQFAGKLYRGVVNSCGLNNGMRDRRQRVVFHTLRHTFASWLVQGGTPIAVVSHLLGHSDIKMTMRYAHLAPQQGREAVTYIDNYMQKFMRSTV
- a CDS encoding TIR domain-containing protein, coding for MHKVFISYHHENDQDYKQKLLDMNKKDEIFIDRSVDTGNVKDNLPPEKIRTIIRDNYLKDTTVTILLVGTETKNRKHIDWELYSSMYNGVKNKQSGIVVIHLPDAECNGCTVAHEGEQEFIYPNLDSWKKFSKREEYHKLYPDVPERIIDNLLKENVHISVTDWNMVCTDPEKLRFLINKTFDDKGKCEYDMSRPMRKRNN
- a CDS encoding plasmid mobilization protein; amino-acid sequence: MNQKSPEKKRKVCMKSYMTESERDRIVALAEQCGLSVSEFMRRVVLGQEVNSKVDKEAFLNLLKVNADLGRLGGLFKLALTDGVNKIASHKEVRRILHQIEDRQEELRQLISTTERVVLKRDSERRR
- a CDS encoding relaxase/mobilization nuclease domain-containing protein; translation: MISTKQPSPKPRNDNYARLANYIADASHEGEKCLMAWSAGCMAGDDFQLGISEVLATQDCNTRTKKEKTYHLIVSFRPEDEAKLTEKDFKEIEERFAEVLGFEDHQRHCGIHNNTATPHMHVAYNMIHPEKKTRHAPYYDYWKRDELCRKLEKEYDIAIDPGRKQRKELHCYLTDRKERILPAVNAAQSWEHVHATMALFGLQMTCKEDVQLTPFEGVGRGCRVAGVEIHTSLSKTALEERLGAFETKKNFYQTMEAFEPSSQAKSENNEKAEALEAYTGQESFDGYLKRHKGVIDAARDSALSWKSFQNTLQDELNVTLKERGRGAVIADLTVRGKNQPHAKLSSLGREYSKAKLEAKFGMFKKLEGGRQVKPKRHYSSKPLHRDPERGELYQKYKVGIERRKCLFNEQKERREQETRDQKLKWKIKIKKYQIDSTLSWKEKRYLVNAAKAEQLRHEELLNKKYAEQRTKIKEEIPYGNWNEFLRQQAEAGNTAALAVLQSAKPKEKTAFKEHAAVKLLEGMTYTVDNEGNISYKLKNGGVVRDCLKDIYVSNDVEAIKFAEKLRARRFGRKRE